AAAAATCGAAATTAGTTCAAGAGTAATTAAAAAATTCAATTATGATGATTGCTTACATTATCCAAGTTGGATAGAACCAGCTGAATGGTTAGGTTCAGAAGAATCAGAAGAGTATCCATTGCATGTATTATCTCCTCATCCAAAATATAGATTACACTCACAGTTATCTAATACTTGGATAAGAGACTTATATGAAGTAAATGGAAGAGAGCCAATTTGGTTAAATCCAAAAGATGCTAAAAAAAGAGGAATTAAAAACGGAGATATTGTAAAAGTTTACAATAAAAGAGGTTCTACACTTGCAGGTGCAATTGTAACTAAGAATGTTCTTCCAGGTGTTGTTAAAATGGATGAGGGTGGATGGTATGACCCAAAAAATCCAGGTGAAGAGAAAACAATGTGCAAACATGGTGATGTAAATCAACTTACTATTGATAAAGGTACATCAAAACTTGCACAAGGAAATATCTCAAACACAGCTTTAGTTCAAATTGAAAAATATACTAAAGAAGCACCACATATATCAGTTTTTGAAAAACCTTCAATAGTATAAACATATAAAAAGAACAAGTGAAATCAGCTTGTTCTTTTTTAATTAATTAATAGTATGAAAACTTTATAATAGTTTTCATACAAAATAAATCAAAACAAACTCATTAAGCTACAAGTATTTTTTACTTGTAGCTTTTTTTATATAAACTCCCTCAAAATAGTACTTTACACAATTTTTTATCTTTATCGATTTATAGAATATAAAAAATAAAATTTCAAAATTAGCTAATATTAATCTTGACTTATGAACATATGTTCGTTATAATTATGAACATATGTGCATATAGGAAGAAAAAATGAATTGTTGTGGCAGAAAAAGAAAGAGTAGAAATATTAATGCTGATTATTGCAATATCGCATTTAAACCAGCTGGTATAAGAAGAAAATTACTAGAAACAGTAATTATTTATGAAGATGAAATGGAATCAATTAAATTAGCAGATTATGAATCAATGTATCATCAAGATTGTGCTAATAAGATGAATATATCTCGTTCTACTTTTTCAAGATTGATTGAAAGTGCAAGAAAGAAAATTGCGGATGCTTTATTAAATCAAAAAGCCATAAGTGTAGAATCAAGAATTGAAGGATAAAAAATGAGAAATTGTAGAAAACTGAATAATAAAAGTTCTAATCAAGGATTAGGACAAGGTAAAAGAAGAGCTCAAGGAAAAAGACAAAGAAGAGGAGCTCAAGGATTAAAAGAAGGTAGAAATTCAAATAAAATTGAAAATAGTTTTGAATCTTCAATGACTAGAAGATTTCAAAATAGAAATCAATTCTAATGAAAATTACAATTGCTAGTGGAAAGGGTGGTACAGGAAAAACAACTCTTTCTACTAATTTAGCAATGTATCTAAAAAGTAAAAAAGAAGATATTGTTTTAACAGATTTAGATGTTGAAGAACCAAATATTACTCAGTTTTTAAAAGGTGATTTGAAAAATGAGTATCTTTGTAATAAGTTTGTTCCTCAATGGGAAGAAAACAATTGCACCTTATGTGGACATTGTTCCGAAATTTGTAATTTTAATGCAATAGTAACAACAGACAAAAAAGTTTTGATTTTTAATGAACTTTGTCATAGTTGTTTTGCTTGTAGTGAATTATGCCCTACTACATCTTTATTGATGAAACCTACAAAAATAGGTCGAATAAAAGAGTTTTTTAATGAATTTGTTTTCATAGAAGGATGCCTTGATTTAGGGCAAGAAATGGCTATACCTGTTATATCTCAAACTATTTCTTATACAAACAAAAAATTTCAAAAAAGTTTAAATCTTTTTGATGCTCCACCTGGAACTAGTTGTTCTTTTGTGGAAGCTTGCAGACAAAGTGATTTTATTTTTTTAGTTACTGAGCCAACACCTTTTGGTTTAAATGATTTAAAACTGGCAGTTGAAACTTTAAAAGTAATAAAAAAAGAGTTTGCAGTAATTATAAATAGAGATGGAATAGGAAATAGTGAAGTAGAGGATTATTGTAATAAAGAATCAATACAAATAATTACAAAAATCAAAAATGATAAAAATGTTGCAAAATTATATTCTAATGGAAAAATAATATATAACAAAGTTGAACATTTTAAAGAATCATTAGAAGAAATAAGCTCTTTTATAGGAGGTATAAAATGAGGGAAATTGTAATAATTTCTGGAAAAGGTGGTACAGGAAAAAGTTCTATAAGTGCATCTTTTGCGTATTTAGAAAAGAGTAATGCACTTATAACTGATTGTGATGTTGATGCAGCAAATTTACATTTACTTTTGGATGCAGATTTTGAAGAGAGTGAAGAGTTTTATAGTGGTAAACTTGCAGTAATTGATAATGAAGAGTGTCTTAGTTGTGGGGCTTGTTTAAGAGGTTGTAAGTTTGAAGCAATAACAAAAGAAAATAATAAACTAATAGTAGATGCAATTTTATGTGAAGGTTGTGGCTATTGTAGTCAAATTTGTCCAACAGATGCTATTCGTATGAAAGATCAAAAAGCTGGTGATTTATATATTTCAAATATAAAAACTGGTTCAAAATTAGTACATGCAAAACTTGGATTTGGAGCAGAAAATTCAGGAAAACTTGTCTCAAAGGTGAAAAAAGAGGGAAAAGTTTTAGCTTTAAAACAAAATAAAGAGTTTGTCATTACAGATGGAAGTCCAGGTATTGGATGTTCTGTTATTTCAAGTTTAAGTGGGGCAAATTTAGTTGTAATTGTAACAGAAGCTAGTAAGTCTGGTTTTCATGATTTGCAAAGAGTAGTTGAACTTGTAAAATCATTTGAACTTGAAGCAATTTGCATAATAAATAAGTATGATTTAAATCAGGAATTATCAGAAAAAATAGAACAATATTTAAAAAGAAAAAAAATAAAAGTTGTTTCAAAACTACCTTATAATGAGATTTTTTCTGAAGCATTAGTTCATTCACAAAGTTTAATAGAGTTTGATAAAGATTGTGAAATCTCTAATCTTATAAATGAGAGTTGGAATGAAATAAAATGGACAATAAGAAGACAAGATAATGAAAATAGTTTTTACAGCAATAAATAAAAGTGAAGATAGCTTAATAGATAGTAGATTTGGTAGAGCAAGTGTATTAGTAGTATATGATGAAGATACTAAAACAAAAGAATTTATATCAAATGATGAAAGTGAGGGCATGAGTCAAGGTGCTGGATTACAAACAGCACAAAAAGTTTTAAAAATAAATCCTGATATGATAATTATAGCAAATGCAATAGGATATAAAACCTTAGATGTCATAAAACAAACAGATATAAAAGTCTATATTGGAGCTATTGATATGACAATAGATGAAGCGTATAAAGCTTTTAAAAATAATAAATTAAAATTACAAAATTAAGGAGTAAAGATGAGATTAATTTTTCCAACAAATGAAAATCAAGGATATTTAAGTAAAAGAGGTGCCCATTTTGGCAAAGCAAAATTCTATACAGTAATTACATTAGAAGATGAAAAAATAGTAGATGTAGAATCTTTGAAAAACCCAGGTCATGAAACAGGTGCTTGTAGTAATGCAATTAGTAATATTCTAAGTTTTAATCCAGATGCCCTAATAGTAGGTGGAATTGGTACAAAACCAGCTGAGGGTTTTAAAGAAGCAGGACTAGATGTATATTTTGATGAAACAAGTAAAACTGTCGAAGATAGTATTAAACTGTTT
The window above is part of the Malaciobacter marinus genome. Proteins encoded here:
- a CDS encoding DUF134 domain-containing protein, whose amino-acid sequence is MNCCGRKRKSRNINADYCNIAFKPAGIRRKLLETVIIYEDEMESIKLADYESMYHQDCANKMNISRSTFSRLIESARKKIADALLNQKAISVESRIEG
- a CDS encoding P-loop NTPase is translated as MKITIASGKGGTGKTTLSTNLAMYLKSKKEDIVLTDLDVEEPNITQFLKGDLKNEYLCNKFVPQWEENNCTLCGHCSEICNFNAIVTTDKKVLIFNELCHSCFACSELCPTTSLLMKPTKIGRIKEFFNEFVFIEGCLDLGQEMAIPVISQTISYTNKKFQKSLNLFDAPPGTSCSFVEACRQSDFIFLVTEPTPFGLNDLKLAVETLKVIKKEFAVIINRDGIGNSEVEDYCNKESIQIITKIKNDKNVAKLYSNGKIIYNKVEHFKESLEEISSFIGGIK
- a CDS encoding ATP-binding protein; translated protein: MREIVIISGKGGTGKSSISASFAYLEKSNALITDCDVDAANLHLLLDADFEESEEFYSGKLAVIDNEECLSCGACLRGCKFEAITKENNKLIVDAILCEGCGYCSQICPTDAIRMKDQKAGDLYISNIKTGSKLVHAKLGFGAENSGKLVSKVKKEGKVLALKQNKEFVITDGSPGIGCSVISSLSGANLVVIVTEASKSGFHDLQRVVELVKSFELEAICIINKYDLNQELSEKIEQYLKRKKIKVVSKLPYNEIFSEALVHSQSLIEFDKDCEISNLINESWNEIKWTIRRQDNENSFYSNK
- a CDS encoding NifB/NifX family molybdenum-iron cluster-binding protein, which codes for MKIVFTAINKSEDSLIDSRFGRASVLVVYDEDTKTKEFISNDESEGMSQGAGLQTAQKVLKINPDMIIIANAIGYKTLDVIKQTDIKVYIGAIDMTIDEAYKAFKNNKLKLQN
- a CDS encoding NifB/NifX family molybdenum-iron cluster-binding protein, yielding MRLIFPTNENQGYLSKRGAHFGKAKFYTVITLEDEKIVDVESLKNPGHETGACSNAISNILSFNPDALIVGGIGTKPAEGFKEAGLDVYFDETSKTVEDSIKLFLSNKLEKSVGKGTCSVH